The DNA region ACCACCATGACCTTCTCCAGCGAACCGGGCGCCGCCGAGGCGCCCTTCGACCACGACGCCTCCTAGCGGCCGGACCGCTCAGGAGACGCGGAGCTCCTCCGGCTCCACCACGATGTCGACCAGGGCGCCGTTGCGCCAGACGGTCATCTCGATGCGGCGACCGATCGCGTGCTCCACCATGAGCCGCTGGATGCCGGTCGCGCTCGTGACGGGAATGCCGCCGACGGAGATGACGATGTCTCCGCGTCGCGCCCCGGCCGCCGCAGCGGGACTGCCCGCCACGACGGAGGCGACCTGCATGCCGGTGCGGGAGCCGACGCGGGCGGCAAGCTCGGGACTGAGTGTGATCTCCGCTCCGGCAACACCCAGCCACGCGCGCCGGACCCGTCCGCGCGCGATGAGCGCGTCGATGATCTCCCGCGTGGTGGTGTTGATGGGCACGGCCAGCCCCAGGCCGATCCCGGCGACCGCCGTGCTGACGCCGACCATGCGCCCGCGGCTGTCGGCCAGGACGCCCCCGCTGTTGCCGGGATTGAGCGAGGCATCGGTCTGGATCACCTCGTCCACCACCCGCCCTGATCGGGTCGGCAGCGAGCGTCCGAGTGCCGAGACGATCCCCGCGGTGACACTGCCGGCAAGGCCGAGCGGGTTGCCGAGCGCCACGACGAGCTGTCCCACTCGAAGTGTCGACGCGTCACCCCACGGGACCGGAGGCGGGACATCGCCGTCCGCGCGGAGTACGGCGAGGTCGGACAGCGGGTCGCTGCCCACGACGCGTGCGGACAGCACCGTTCCGTCCGCGAACGCGACCTCGGCGCGGTCCGCGCCGGCGACCACGTGCGCGCTGGTCAGCAGATGCGAGTCCGTCGAGATCACCGAGGCGCTGCCGGCGCCCTCCCCGCGTGCGGTGCGCACCGTGACGGCCGCGACGGAGGGCAGCAGCGTCTCGGCGATGCGCACCACCGCGGCGGAGTAGGCATCCAGCGCGTCGTCCTCGTTCATGCGACCATTCCAGCACCGCCCGGCCGCCGCGCGGCGACGTTCGCCCAGGGCGCACGCTGCCGGACCGGTTCGATGGCGATCAGCCGGTCCGCGCGGGGATCACAGTTCGACGAGCCGGACCTCGCGGATCCTCGCGTCCTCGACCAGCGCGGTCATCATCGTGCACCGGGGCTGCCGCCGGCGGTCCGTCGGTGATCCGGGGTTCAGCAGCCGGAGTCCTCCCGGGGTCTGCGTATCCCACGGGATGTGGCTGTGGCCGAAGACCAGCACGTCGGCGTCCGGGAAAGCGGCGTCCGTTCGCGCGTGGCGCCGCACCGCGTCGCCGGTCTCGTGGATCACGG from Microbacterium sp. zg-B185 includes:
- a CDS encoding trypsin-like peptidase domain-containing protein, which codes for MNEDDALDAYSAAVVRIAETLLPSVAAVTVRTARGEGAGSASVISTDSHLLTSAHVVAGADRAEVAFADGTVLSARVVGSDPLSDLAVLRADGDVPPPVPWGDASTLRVGQLVVALGNPLGLAGSVTAGIVSALGRSLPTRSGRVVDEVIQTDASLNPGNSGGVLADSRGRMVGVSTAVAGIGLGLAVPINTTTREIIDALIARGRVRRAWLGVAGAEITLSPELAARVGSRTGMQVASVVAGSPAAAAGARRGDIVISVGGIPVTSATGIQRLMVEHAIGRRIEMTVWRNGALVDIVVEPEELRVS